Below is a window of Bacteroidales bacterium DNA.
GGAGATAATCCCTGCCGGCGCTTTTGAATATGATGCATTATCTGGTTCTCCGGAACTGGTTTCGGTTACTAAAAGCGATTGTTACTTACCGGGGGGCAAAACAATTTTAGAAGATGCGCCTGGTATATCTGTTAGCCTGGGTGAAATCACTGAAATAATTGCTTCCTGGTTTGGTTCCAACCTAATTATTACAGCTGATGCCATTGAGTTTTATGCTTACCAGGATTACAATCCGAAATATTCTTATGCTCAAATTGAGGTAACGGCAGCAAACTTTTCTCCATTAGCCATTGTGGACGAATATGTTATTGAGGGTTTAACAAGCTGTTTTCAGGGTTTTATCCGAGATGCCTTGACTAACTTTTCCATTGATAACGCTACAGTTACAGCCTTGAATATGGTAAATGGAACTCAATCATACACAACACCTTTTGGGTCGCACTACTCAATGCCGGTTCCTCCCGGATCTTATGATTTAACCTGTGAAGCTGAGGGCTATGAATCCATGACAGCCTATAACATGATATTGTTGGAAAACCATAATACTTCTTACACATTTTATTTAACCCCAACTGAAGGACAGCATGGATATACAGGAGTTGGTGGGGTGAATGTTAATGAAATGAGGATTTATCCAAATCCTGGCAATGGAACCTTCACCATCAAAGGCGCTCATGAAAAAATAAATGTCAGGATTTTCAATGCCTTTGATGTGGAGGTTTATTTGCGTGAGCTGAATTTACCGGCGAAGGTTGATTTATCAACCCAGCCTGAAGGAATTTATTTGGTAAGGATTGAAACTGACAAGGGAGTTTTCTTTGAAAAACTGGTGATTAATTAACAATCCCTCAAAAACAGTAAGGCAAATTCATCTGATCACATTTTAGTAAGTTTAACCGTGTAAATTTAAAATTAGAATAAAAATTTGCACGGTGAAAAGGATTGCAATTGCTTGTAAAGAGAGATAAATCACCGATGCTTGAGTTCCTATTCAGCAATAAATGACATAAAGCCTGATGCAACCATAGTTATGTCAACGGAAAAAGTTGGTTTGCCTTTGAAGCCGGGAATTGAACTCAATACGGAATTGATAGAGAAAATAAGGCTGTAGCCTGGCATTAAGGGCTATTGTACCGATTTGTCACAACAGCAGTTGTCCGATGAAGCTGTCATTGAACGTTACCATCAACTTTGGCACATTGAGCAGTCGTTCCGAATGAGTAAGTTCGATCTGCAGGCCAGCCTTACAAAACAAATTTTTATATTCCGTTCACCCACAAAAGAAATCCTAAATAGCCAACTTGCAAACATTATTATCAAATGGGGTTTGCTACCGCACTAAATGTCACAAGTCAGGAATATCCGATCCTCAGCGGGTTGTACCAGGTATTTAACGGCAGTTATGACATCACCTCCTTTGTCGATAAGCTGTTGAATCATCAGGGGTAGTTTACCTCAGAATCGTCACGCTTCCCTGCTGTGAGCGATTCACAATTTTTCCGGTTCTGTCCAGGGTCTGGTAGTCGCAGGTCCAGAAATAAACCCCTTCGGAGGCATTGCTGCCGTTGATTTTTCCATCCCATTCCTCATGGATACTGTTCATTTCATGCACTCTCCTGCCCCACCGGTTGAAGATGGTCATTTTGAAGTTGAAAATGCCATCCGGGTAAGTAGTGGTGGCAAAGAAAGCATCGTTGTACCCATCGCTGTTTGGGGTGAAGACGTTGGGTACCCAGAGGTCAGAAAAAACATCCACCCTGATAGAATCCAAAACATAGCAAAAACCATCGAATGCACTCAGCCAGTAAGTTCCGGCCTCACCCACGTTCAGCGTGCCTGCAGTGGAGCCTGTGCTCCACAGAAAATCGGAAAAACCGGGACCAGGAGAAAGCAAAACTTTTTCACCACTGTGGATCACCGTGTCATTGCCCAAATCCATGAATCCCTGATGGAAGTAGATATTCACCGAATCGCTGTAAGTTCCGCAGATGGTCTCCACCTGAACTTTATACAACCCTTCATCAGCAGCCCAGAGTTCGGGGGTTTGCGACCCGTTATGCCAAAGATAGGAAACATAGCCTTCCCCAACATCCAACAAAATGCTGTCGCCATCACAAATCCATTGGCTCTCATCAAGCCCGAATGATGGAGGTAAGAAAGGCTCAACTCTAACCGTGTCAGAGCCAAAACATCCGAACTCATCCTGAACAGTGACCCAGAAATCACCGGATTCATTGGTTGAATACTCTATCCCTGCTGAACCATCCTGCCAAACGTACAACCAATATCCAGGCAGCGCCTGCAAAGTAATCGTTTCATCAGGACAAATGATTGTATCTGCGCCCAGAAGATCATCCGGGATACTATTCACCATCACCTGCACCGAGTCCCTTGCAGCACAGCCATATTCATCAGCGACCTCCAGCCAGTAAATTCCCTCATTATCCGCCAAAATTGACTGGTAAGTTGATCCATCCTGCCACAGGTAGCTTTCAAAACCTTCAGGGCCGTAAAGGAAAATATAATCCCCTTCGCAAAGGTTAATTGTATCGTTGCAGAGTGAAAAACTGAACTCCGAAAATACTTCAATGTACACACTATCTGCATTGGTGCAGCCAAACTCATCAGTAACAGCCACCCAATAAATCCCTGTTGAAGAAACAGTCAGGGTCTGATTAGTTGTTCCGTTTTGCCACAAATAAGATGCAAATCCACTGCCCGGATCGAGGATAATACTCTGGCCATAACAGAAGGAAGTATCATTGCCCAGGGTAAAATCAAAGGGTTCGGTGAAATTTACGTAGATGGAGTCAGCGCCGCTGCCACATTCATTGGCCACTTCAACCCAATAGAAACCCGCCTCATTGGCCATGAAGGTCTGTCCGACGGAACCATCCTGCCAGAGGTAACTTTCGAAACCTTCACCCGCATCCAGCACCAGCACCTCATTAAAACAAA
It encodes the following:
- a CDS encoding gliding motility-associated C-terminal domain-containing protein, which translates into the protein GLYWLEVTNEFGCTGRDSINVTIVPTPVVWLGNDTTLCIGETLLLCPEQGFLQYLWQDGSTDSCYLANSGGSYWVQVTDENGCLGSDTINLTFLPAPEVWLGNDTLVCFNEVLVLDAGEGFESYLWQDGSVGQTFMANEAGFYWVEVANECGSGADSIYVNFTEPFDFTLGNDTSFCYGQSIILDPGSGFASYLWQNGTTNQTLTVSSTGIYWVAVTDEFGCTNADSVYIEVFSEFSFSLCNDTINLCEGDYIFLYGPEGFESYLWQDGSTYQSILADNEGIYWLEVADEYGCAARDSVQVMVNSIPDDLLGADTIICPDETITLQALPGYWLYVWQDGSAGIEYSTNESGDFWVTVQDEFGCFGSDTVRVEPFLPPSFGLDESQWICDGDSILLDVGEGYVSYLWHNGSQTPELWAADEGLYKVQVETICGTYSDSVNIYFHQGFMDLGNDTVIHSGEKVLLSPGPGFSDFLWSTGSTAGTLNVGEAGTYWLSAFDGFCYVLDSIRVDVFSDLWVPNVFTPNSDGYNDAFFATTTYPDGIFNFKMTIFNRWGRRVHEMNSIHEEWDGKINGSNASEGVYFWTCDYQTLDRTGKIVNRSQQGSVTILR